From the genome of Polyangiaceae bacterium, one region includes:
- a CDS encoding GGDEF domain-containing protein codes for MASTPTRRQPSTPHPTMETEPGRDRIPTLVNDEPELHPVDTPAGRNRCLLTVVSGTEFLGIHRLLGAELVVGRGDDVHIHVEDPYVSQRHARFFRGPLSEIWVVDLGSRNGTFIAGARLDEPRRLRDGEYVHLGRNCLIRCGLHDELSERTVLQLYESSTTDPLTGAYNRRYFEAQLEVEVSYARRHESPLALLLIDLDGFKRLNDRHGHHAGDAMLRLLALEVQRALRPEDVFARYGGDEFVILARATTLENAERLAERLRETVGQLSLGEVAPKAKLSASIGVAARAGSSACSAPLLVALADRAMYRAKARGGNQVSSLAVP; via the coding sequence ATGGCCAGCACCCCGACCCGCCGCCAGCCCTCCACTCCCCACCCCACGATGGAGACAGAGCCGGGACGGGATCGCATCCCGACGCTCGTCAACGACGAACCGGAACTTCACCCCGTCGATACTCCCGCCGGTCGCAATCGCTGCCTGCTCACCGTGGTCAGCGGTACGGAGTTCCTCGGGATTCACCGTTTGCTCGGTGCGGAGTTGGTCGTCGGACGTGGCGACGACGTGCACATACACGTCGAGGATCCCTACGTGTCTCAGCGCCATGCCCGCTTCTTTCGCGGGCCTCTCAGCGAGATCTGGGTCGTGGATCTCGGAAGTCGCAACGGCACCTTCATCGCAGGTGCCCGTCTCGACGAACCCCGTCGCTTGCGCGACGGGGAGTACGTGCACTTGGGGCGCAACTGCTTGATTCGCTGTGGGTTGCACGACGAGCTGTCCGAACGCACGGTGCTTCAGCTGTACGAATCGAGCACCACGGATCCCCTCACGGGGGCCTACAATCGGCGGTATTTCGAGGCCCAGCTGGAAGTGGAGGTCTCCTACGCACGGCGCCACGAGAGCCCCCTGGCCCTGCTGCTCATCGATCTAGATGGCTTCAAACGGCTGAACGATCGGCACGGCCACCACGCGGGAGACGCCATGCTTCGCCTCTTGGCCTTGGAAGTCCAACGTGCGCTGCGACCCGAGGACGTGTTCGCGCGCTACGGGGGCGACGAGTTCGTGATCCTCGCCCGCGCAACGACGTTGGAGAACGCCGAGCGCTTGGCAGAGCGACTGCGCGAAACCGTTGGCCAGCTCTCACTGGGCGAGGTGGCGCCCAAGGCGAAGTTGAGCGCCAGCATTGGCGTGGCTGCGCGAGCTGGTTCTTCCGCGTGTAGCGCGCCGCTACTGGTCGCCCTGGCGGACCGCGCGATGTACCGGGCCAAGGCGCGTGGCGGAAACCAAGTGAGCAGCTTGGCGGTCCCCTGA
- a CDS encoding FixH family protein has protein sequence MRRLWSMGLVGCLAACGVEDPAADDGIVVSASGRYELSAAFSPDPPQVGANTWTLDLRTRAGVPVVDAALTAEPWMPVHGHGVPVVPKVVAEGEGSYRVENLRFTMPGTWEVRVELSTDEDKDQLVVRSDVQ, from the coding sequence ATGCGTCGGTTGTGGAGCATGGGGCTGGTCGGCTGCCTCGCCGCCTGCGGAGTGGAAGACCCCGCCGCGGATGACGGGATCGTAGTGTCGGCTTCGGGGCGCTACGAGCTGTCCGCAGCGTTCAGTCCCGATCCACCACAGGTCGGCGCCAACACCTGGACGCTGGACCTGCGCACACGCGCCGGCGTTCCCGTGGTCGATGCCGCACTGACCGCGGAGCCTTGGATGCCCGTCCATGGACACGGCGTCCCCGTCGTGCCGAAGGTCGTCGCGGAGGGCGAGGGCAGCTACCGCGTGGAGAACCTGCGGTTCACCATGCCGGGAACCTGGGAAGTGCGCGTGGAACTGAGCACCGACGAGGACAAAGACCAACTCGTCGTCCGCAGCGATGTGCAGTGA
- a CDS encoding AAA family ATPase, whose protein sequence is MSLPAHQSVIPIHAPGRMTGFPRSTPLIGRSAELGRVGDLFESGHRLITLLGPPGIGKTRLAVCAAEQHSLRRRAWFCDLSNQRDYEELCRQLLATLAEPGRPHTAVAEVLASLGSALLVLDNFEQLVESAPTLEQWLADAPALALLVTTRERLATESESVVELRPLSLPQSPVTRQSVLESEAVQLFLERGAASGATTDEDLTSVAEIVRQLDGIPLAIELAAARTRVLSSEALARHLAEGRALLSLSKRTPTRHRTLADAIAWSWKLLTLQERHALAACSVFTGCFGVDAVERVLTALPVSETSALEILAALRDKSLIHRGPGDSLDMYASVRQFARERLETEFAEAETQTRAAHARHFADLAQRFVRSRLLLTPAGTLQPDVRLYSDNLAAALTFLESAGAVTILPAEERWRLRVELHAALAFLPALAAERSEHALKELLAVAPQAASSQHATAYLALHHATAARGLYDEALSWSSRLLDDEQTPADVKASALLRVGILQREHGRPRDAVLSHERATTLLQGEASQLAAVHLACLGRLHGDLRNFEEARRLDVEAEARCERLGERWLSALASSNLAQLEQERERFDRAEALLERAIARFRDAGELQYESLYAAICGGLYLEWGKQDLARRWYALGERPLELVPPGIPQVLLYGGRAVLEAEAGNARDALEQLQRAERSLGHRPSATGSVLLALLRASVELSTPTLAAQAREDARRRFDAATRPVGNDADATVAMNNTDTRFALRLLQRALQRSEERQPALRVAREGISFVLRDGDRVDLSRRASLRRLLAALARAQIEHPAAVLSVDDLLSAGWPGQRVQPEAAATRVRVAIATLRKLGLQELLLTRDGGYLLDPDEPLHIDE, encoded by the coding sequence GTGTCCCTTCCCGCTCATCAAAGCGTGATTCCCATCCACGCCCCCGGGCGCATGACGGGCTTTCCGCGCAGCACGCCGTTGATTGGACGGAGTGCAGAGCTCGGCCGAGTCGGAGATCTGTTCGAGAGCGGGCACAGACTCATCACCCTGCTCGGGCCACCTGGCATCGGCAAAACGCGCCTAGCCGTGTGCGCGGCCGAACAGCACTCTCTGCGCCGCCGTGCGTGGTTCTGCGATCTCTCCAACCAGCGCGACTACGAGGAACTTTGCCGACAGCTGCTCGCCACTCTGGCGGAGCCTGGTCGGCCTCACACCGCGGTCGCTGAGGTGCTGGCGAGTTTGGGGAGTGCGCTACTGGTGCTCGACAACTTCGAACAGCTAGTGGAGTCGGCGCCGACCCTCGAACAGTGGCTCGCCGACGCGCCCGCCCTGGCACTGCTCGTGACCACGCGGGAGCGGCTGGCAACGGAAAGCGAGTCCGTGGTCGAGCTCCGTCCCCTGTCCCTGCCGCAGTCTCCGGTGACGCGGCAGAGCGTCCTCGAGTCCGAAGCCGTGCAGCTGTTCCTCGAGCGCGGAGCGGCCTCTGGCGCCACCACGGATGAAGACCTCACGTCCGTCGCAGAGATCGTCCGGCAGCTCGACGGCATCCCGCTTGCCATCGAACTCGCCGCGGCACGCACCCGGGTCTTGTCGAGCGAAGCGCTGGCGCGACACCTCGCCGAGGGCAGAGCGCTTTTGAGCTTGAGCAAACGCACGCCGACCCGTCACCGCACCCTGGCCGACGCCATCGCCTGGTCATGGAAGCTCCTGACTCTGCAGGAGCGGCACGCCCTCGCCGCTTGTTCCGTGTTCACTGGCTGCTTTGGCGTGGACGCGGTCGAGCGCGTGCTGACTGCGCTCCCCGTAAGTGAGACGAGCGCGCTCGAGATCCTGGCCGCGTTGCGAGACAAGTCCCTGATCCATCGGGGCCCCGGCGACAGCCTCGACATGTACGCGAGCGTGCGGCAGTTCGCGCGCGAACGCTTGGAGACCGAGTTTGCGGAGGCCGAAACGCAAACTCGGGCGGCGCATGCGCGCCATTTCGCGGACCTCGCGCAACGCTTCGTTCGCTCCCGGTTGCTCCTGACGCCGGCGGGCACACTGCAACCCGACGTTCGCCTCTACAGCGACAACCTGGCTGCCGCGCTCACCTTCTTGGAAAGTGCTGGCGCGGTGACCATCCTGCCAGCAGAAGAACGCTGGCGACTGCGAGTCGAGCTGCACGCCGCGCTCGCCTTCTTGCCGGCGCTGGCCGCGGAGCGCTCCGAGCACGCCCTGAAAGAGCTTCTCGCCGTTGCGCCCCAGGCCGCCTCCAGCCAACACGCCACCGCGTATCTTGCCCTGCACCACGCGACCGCGGCGCGCGGACTGTATGACGAAGCGCTCTCCTGGAGTTCGCGGTTACTCGATGACGAGCAGACCCCTGCCGACGTCAAAGCATCCGCATTGCTGCGGGTCGGGATCCTGCAACGGGAGCACGGGCGACCGCGCGACGCCGTGCTCAGCCACGAGCGCGCGACGACGCTGTTGCAGGGGGAAGCATCGCAGCTCGCAGCCGTGCACCTTGCCTGTCTGGGGCGCCTACATGGCGACCTGCGCAACTTCGAAGAGGCGCGGCGCCTCGACGTCGAGGCAGAAGCGCGCTGCGAACGCCTGGGTGAACGCTGGCTTTCGGCCCTCGCGTCTTCCAACCTGGCTCAACTGGAACAAGAACGGGAACGCTTCGACCGAGCCGAGGCGCTTCTGGAACGCGCCATCGCACGCTTTCGCGACGCAGGCGAGCTTCAGTACGAAAGCCTGTACGCGGCGATCTGCGGTGGCCTGTATCTGGAGTGGGGCAAGCAAGACTTGGCGCGCAGGTGGTATGCACTGGGCGAACGCCCGTTGGAGCTCGTCCCGCCAGGAATCCCCCAGGTGCTGCTGTACGGTGGCCGCGCCGTCCTGGAAGCCGAAGCGGGGAACGCACGCGACGCCCTGGAGCAACTCCAACGCGCCGAGCGCAGCCTGGGCCATCGTCCGAGCGCCACGGGAAGCGTGCTGCTCGCGCTGCTGCGGGCCAGTGTCGAGCTATCCACGCCAACCCTCGCCGCCCAGGCGCGCGAGGACGCAAGAAGGCGCTTCGACGCGGCGACACGCCCCGTTGGCAACGACGCCGACGCAACGGTTGCCATGAACAACACTGACACTCGCTTCGCGCTGCGCTTGCTCCAGCGTGCGCTACAGCGGTCGGAGGAACGGCAGCCCGCATTGCGCGTCGCCCGCGAGGGAATCTCCTTTGTCTTGCGCGATGGTGACCGCGTCGACCTTTCGCGCCGGGCTTCTCTGCGTCGCCTGCTGGCAGCCCTGGCTCGAGCGCAGATCGAGCACCCAGCGGCTGTGCTGAGCGTCGACGATCTCCTGTCGGCAGGTTGGCCCGGGCAGCGGGTGCAGCCCGAAGCCGCCGCCACGCGCGTACGAGTGGCGATCGCGACGTTGCGCAAGCTCGGGCTTCAGGAGCTGTTGCTCACGCGCGACGGCGGCTACTTGCTCGACCCCGACGAGCCTCTGCACATCGACGAATGA
- a CDS encoding PHB depolymerase family esterase has product MSPNRVCGVLSIISLAALLRCGASEEPAGFSASNDAAVDVQQPVDASFGWPDADPDPEAGPGPSPGFDAGVDSGPPPTTCNGKTQGAGSSTLSLQSSGRTRTAILHVPASYDPTKGTMLVLNFHGFGSASWQQALLTRMSAESDARGFIVAYPEGIVTSWNAGDCCGTAWTDSVDDVRFARDLLDALEERYCIDPRRVFATGMSNGGFFAHRLACELSDRIAAIAPVAGVLGMNSCAPPRSVPVLHFHGTADPIVPYGGGTPLVPQLGLGLNFKSVADTLEHWRKHNGCSAFEKQIYQKGDATCVEWPDCNGAASTVLCSIEGGGHTWPGGLAIPAGKTSQDLGATATMLDFFDAHPMP; this is encoded by the coding sequence ATGTCACCCAATCGCGTGTGCGGCGTGCTCTCCATCATCTCGCTCGCTGCGCTGCTCCGTTGCGGCGCAAGCGAAGAGCCAGCGGGGTTTTCCGCGAGCAACGACGCTGCTGTCGACGTTCAGCAGCCTGTGGACGCGTCCTTCGGTTGGCCCGATGCGGACCCCGATCCAGAGGCGGGGCCAGGGCCGAGTCCGGGATTCGATGCTGGCGTGGACAGTGGTCCGCCTCCCACGACTTGCAACGGCAAGACGCAGGGAGCTGGGAGCTCGACGCTTTCGCTGCAGAGCTCCGGGCGAACGCGTACGGCCATCCTGCACGTGCCCGCCAGCTACGACCCCACCAAGGGAACGATGCTGGTCTTGAACTTTCATGGCTTCGGCTCGGCGAGCTGGCAGCAGGCCCTGTTGACGCGCATGAGCGCCGAGAGCGACGCGCGGGGCTTCATCGTCGCCTACCCCGAGGGCATCGTGACGTCTTGGAACGCCGGGGATTGTTGTGGGACGGCTTGGACCGATAGCGTCGACGACGTTCGCTTCGCGCGCGACCTGCTCGACGCGCTCGAGGAGCGATACTGCATCGATCCGCGTCGCGTCTTTGCCACCGGCATGAGCAACGGAGGATTCTTCGCCCACCGTCTTGCCTGTGAGCTCTCGGATCGCATTGCGGCGATTGCACCCGTCGCAGGCGTGTTGGGCATGAATTCCTGCGCGCCGCCTCGCAGTGTGCCGGTGCTGCACTTTCACGGCACGGCGGATCCGATCGTGCCCTATGGCGGAGGGACTCCGCTCGTGCCCCAGTTGGGCCTCGGGTTGAACTTCAAGTCCGTTGCCGACACGCTGGAGCACTGGCGCAAGCACAACGGTTGCAGCGCGTTCGAAAAGCAGATCTACCAGAAGGGCGACGCCACCTGCGTCGAATGGCCTGACTGCAACGGCGCAGCCAGCACGGTGCTGTGTAGCATCGAAGGCGGTGGGCACACGTGGCCGGGCGGGTTGGCGATCCCCGCGGGCAAGACCAGTCAAGATCTGGGAGCGACAGCCACCATGCTCGACTTCTTCGACGCGCACCCGATGCCGTGA
- a CDS encoding cytochrome c peroxidase, with translation MDHRTCIVVALACALIACGTETPSSSDAVHASTQVSFGEPVPDLSFDGVDADGVAGRLRLRDYRGQEALLVVISGGSWCGTCRWTTQGRVSAVPDVLQHRIRRLDLVLGDRDNGEPDALAAQEYRNASEDLDQVGVAADPQDVFASLFADRDAPLPRFVLLTGAELRVADVLANPAPRELQARLRSALGDPPAAGAAETLVDGFFREHEWALLQETVVPAAPPMDPSNAVADSPAAAALGRDLFFDAKLSPGGKIACASCHRLDMAMSDGLPRARGVAEGDRRSPSITLSAHARWHFWDGRADSGWAQALAPFEDAREFASSRVHVARRVLTGHADAYASAFPSAAVADPTGWPAAGKPGEPAYDALPEQERARITQVFVNAGKAIAAWQRTIRVLPNALDRYMAGDFGALDEAQKYGLQLFVRTGCMQCHWGPRLTDDAFHALGLVTTRQDGKADDGRAGGIQAWMNSEFRRDGAWSDAHASGRRTGPIAQRLSGQFKTPPLRGVADGAFFGHGGSFDALGSVTEFYGGSGPHAASAHALAGRESWLTTFGETEQWGLVPFLRVLTAQPTLE, from the coding sequence TTGGACCATCGTACCTGCATCGTCGTCGCGCTTGCCTGCGCCTTGATCGCGTGTGGCACCGAGACACCGTCGAGCAGCGACGCGGTGCACGCGTCCACGCAGGTGTCCTTCGGTGAGCCGGTGCCGGATCTGAGCTTCGACGGCGTGGACGCTGACGGTGTCGCGGGCCGATTGCGTCTGCGGGACTATCGCGGGCAAGAAGCGTTGCTCGTCGTGATCAGTGGCGGCAGTTGGTGCGGGACGTGTCGCTGGACGACGCAGGGCCGAGTTTCCGCTGTTCCAGACGTACTGCAGCACCGCATCCGTCGCCTGGATCTAGTGCTCGGAGATCGAGATAACGGCGAGCCGGACGCCCTCGCGGCGCAGGAGTATCGCAACGCGAGTGAAGACCTCGATCAGGTAGGCGTCGCTGCGGATCCCCAGGATGTTTTCGCCTCGCTTTTCGCAGATCGAGACGCGCCGCTACCCCGCTTCGTGCTGCTGACCGGAGCGGAGTTGCGCGTTGCCGACGTCCTGGCGAACCCCGCGCCGAGAGAGCTGCAAGCACGGCTGCGGAGCGCGTTGGGCGATCCCCCCGCAGCCGGCGCGGCGGAGACGCTCGTCGATGGGTTCTTCCGGGAGCACGAATGGGCACTGCTGCAGGAAACGGTTGTGCCTGCTGCGCCTCCGATGGACCCATCCAACGCCGTCGCGGATTCGCCCGCGGCCGCTGCGCTGGGGCGGGATCTGTTCTTCGACGCCAAACTGTCTCCTGGTGGCAAGATCGCCTGTGCGAGCTGTCATCGCCTGGACATGGCGATGTCAGACGGGTTGCCGCGGGCACGAGGCGTAGCCGAAGGCGACCGACGCAGTCCGTCGATCACCCTCTCTGCCCATGCTCGCTGGCACTTCTGGGACGGCCGAGCCGACAGCGGATGGGCACAGGCGTTGGCGCCGTTTGAAGACGCGCGCGAGTTCGCGTCCTCTCGCGTGCACGTTGCTCGTCGAGTTCTGACCGGCCACGCGGACGCCTATGCGAGTGCGTTCCCTTCCGCGGCCGTCGCAGACCCCACGGGTTGGCCCGCAGCCGGCAAGCCCGGCGAGCCCGCCTACGACGCCTTGCCCGAGCAAGAGCGCGCGCGGATCACCCAAGTATTCGTCAACGCCGGCAAGGCCATCGCTGCTTGGCAGCGCACGATTCGCGTTCTGCCGAATGCGCTGGATCGCTACATGGCTGGGGATTTCGGCGCGTTGGACGAAGCACAGAAGTACGGGTTGCAGCTGTTCGTTCGAACCGGATGCATGCAGTGTCACTGGGGACCACGACTGACGGACGACGCCTTCCATGCGCTCGGCCTGGTGACGACACGGCAAGACGGCAAAGCGGACGACGGACGGGCAGGGGGCATCCAGGCTTGGATGAACAGCGAGTTTCGCCGCGACGGCGCGTGGAGTGATGCGCACGCGTCCGGACGCCGCACGGGACCGATCGCGCAGCGGCTGTCGGGTCAGTTCAAGACGCCTCCCCTGCGAGGCGTGGCCGATGGAGCGTTCTTCGGACACGGCGGCAGCTTCGACGCGTTGGGCTCAGTGACCGAGTTCTACGGAGGCAGCGGGCCGCATGCGGCCAGCGCACACGCCTTGGCGGGTCGTGAATCGTGGCTGACGACCTTTGGCGAAACGGAGCAATGGGGCCTCGTCCCTTTTCTTCGAGTCCTGACCGCGCAGCCTACGCTCGAGTAG
- a CDS encoding pre-peptidase C-terminal domain-containing protein: MRNLRNLILFAGSFVVLGACSSSDDGAAKGAPESELEPEDLGGPAGEGKFDAWDSANNPAYVDPDFSYFVHQLPMEGHGQVPIPADYWATYHDNLNHEWDGPGSSPAEKYSKAFNKPNVQANISKYHGINSTGQKTCTQGGNECTGDDGVCSFVKGETTGRCVPTWWGICHGWAPYALTEKAPINPVTKNGVTFYPGDLEGLMSLLYTDVPTKFLSRRCNKQDPITDPTGRLEASECRDMNAGSWHVLATNMLGLRKKGFVIDATFDLQVWNQPVYGYTITNGVDGALKEISKNEAISMLGIDVSLESLLDTIDVAKDEEKAGEYTATADGDFTIKLSGTGDADLYVKKGAAPTTSDYDCRPYGGTSNEECVVTLAAGESVHFMVQGYAQTSKIQVGVAIPGQGGDYVYNTQAKRFFYVEMDLVYITESSPSKSSHVDQALSSYSTTKHYKYIVETDENAKILGGEWVGSSRENHPDFGWWPTGNPRSGMAGGLITYAEVKDLNEQAAAQIPEDEEVTVLDNVTVRKTGTSWSSKYGSLNVEQGYKKLEVTMTGSGDADLFVRKGRNPTVYSYGCKSDTAGTSAETCTVDVAFEGGTYFVRARSRTPDTIVTVKAKKLK; the protein is encoded by the coding sequence ATGCGGAATCTACGAAACCTGATCTTGTTCGCGGGTAGCTTTGTCGTGCTCGGAGCGTGCTCCAGCTCGGATGATGGTGCGGCCAAGGGTGCGCCGGAGTCGGAGCTCGAACCCGAAGACCTCGGTGGTCCCGCGGGCGAAGGCAAGTTCGACGCATGGGACTCGGCGAACAACCCGGCGTACGTCGATCCCGACTTCTCCTACTTCGTTCATCAGTTGCCAATGGAAGGCCACGGCCAGGTCCCCATTCCCGCAGACTACTGGGCGACCTACCACGACAACTTGAATCACGAGTGGGACGGTCCGGGTTCTTCCCCAGCCGAGAAGTACTCGAAGGCGTTCAACAAGCCCAACGTTCAGGCCAACATCAGCAAGTATCACGGCATCAACTCCACCGGACAGAAGACCTGCACCCAAGGTGGGAACGAGTGCACGGGCGACGACGGCGTTTGCTCCTTCGTGAAGGGCGAGACCACGGGTCGCTGTGTACCGACTTGGTGGGGTATCTGCCACGGCTGGGCTCCCTACGCGTTGACGGAGAAGGCTCCGATCAACCCCGTCACCAAGAACGGCGTCACCTTCTATCCTGGGGATCTCGAAGGCTTGATGTCGCTGCTCTACACCGACGTCCCGACCAAGTTCTTGTCACGCCGCTGCAACAAGCAGGACCCGATCACCGACCCGACGGGGCGCTTGGAAGCCTCGGAATGCCGCGACATGAACGCCGGTTCGTGGCACGTGCTCGCGACCAACATGCTGGGCCTCCGCAAGAAGGGCTTCGTCATCGACGCGACCTTCGACCTGCAGGTGTGGAACCAGCCTGTGTACGGCTACACCATCACCAACGGTGTCGACGGCGCGCTCAAGGAGATCAGCAAGAACGAGGCGATCAGCATGCTCGGCATCGATGTCTCGCTGGAGTCACTGCTCGACACCATCGACGTCGCCAAGGATGAAGAGAAGGCCGGTGAGTACACCGCAACCGCCGACGGCGACTTCACCATCAAGCTGAGCGGCACCGGTGACGCGGACCTGTACGTGAAGAAGGGTGCCGCCCCGACGACCTCGGACTACGACTGCCGACCCTACGGCGGCACGTCCAACGAGGAGTGCGTCGTGACGCTGGCCGCTGGCGAGAGCGTGCACTTCATGGTGCAAGGCTACGCCCAGACCAGCAAGATCCAGGTGGGCGTGGCAATCCCCGGCCAGGGCGGCGACTACGTCTACAACACCCAGGCGAAGCGCTTCTTCTACGTCGAGATGGACCTCGTCTACATCACCGAGTCCAGCCCCTCGAAGAGCAGCCACGTGGACCAGGCTCTCTCCAGCTACTCGACCACCAAGCACTACAAGTACATCGTCGAGACCGACGAGAACGCGAAGATCCTCGGCGGCGAGTGGGTCGGCTCCAGCCGCGAAAACCACCCGGACTTCGGTTGGTGGCCCACGGGCAACCCGCGCAGTGGCATGGCGGGTGGCCTCATCACCTACGCCGAGGTCAAGGATCTCAACGAACAAGCTGCGGCGCAGATCCCCGAGGACGAGGAAGTCACGGTGCTGGACAACGTGACCGTCCGCAAGACGGGCACCAGCTGGTCGTCCAAGTACGGTTCCTTGAACGTGGAGCAGGGCTACAAGAAGCTCGAGGTCACGATGACGGGCTCGGGCGACGCGGATCTGTTCGTGCGCAAGGGTCGCAACCCCACCGTCTACAGCTACGGCTGCAAGTCGGATACGGCTGGCACCTCGGCGGAGACCTGCACCGTGGACGTCGCCTTCGAGGGCGGTACCTACTTCGTGCGCGCACGCAGCCGCACCCCCGATACGATCGTCACCGTCAAGGCCAAGAAGCTCAAGTGA
- a CDS encoding ATP-binding protein, producing MNANTSAQGAPRPQDIAPANIQLQSLLRLRWGWVLVQIGASVVAAALLGQHVPVPVVAAIVLVTVVSNLAAARWLLGSKRGADAVGTVLVGADIVLFTALLHFTGGPENPFGFLYLVPISFGAYTLAPARMWVLVAITVAGSGALFWLSPAADPSRMSHAEHMRHMGAYSQHLQGMWIALLVAAVFIVAFVTRLGSALRQRDEQLGKMRERSERTARLASLTTLAAGAAHELATPLATIAVVSKELGRRLQSSHSDLAEDAAVIRQEVQRCRDILDRLSATVGGVSTSRHRLAEVVEHVLDGFGARDRVRVTLGEGADSSVDLPLPAVVTALRALLQNAVDASDADSEVEMSAQVRKGSLEFDVRDRGRGMDADTLDRAVEPFFTTKADGRGLGLFLAVSVAEQLGGAAELQSAPSEGTSVHWVIPASLVTAVD from the coding sequence TTGAACGCCAATACCTCTGCTCAAGGCGCTCCTCGCCCGCAGGACATCGCGCCCGCGAACATTCAGCTCCAGTCGCTGCTGCGATTGCGCTGGGGCTGGGTGCTGGTGCAGATCGGCGCCAGTGTCGTCGCGGCAGCGCTGCTCGGACAGCACGTGCCCGTTCCCGTCGTGGCGGCGATCGTGCTGGTGACCGTCGTCAGCAACCTGGCTGCAGCAAGATGGCTCCTGGGCAGCAAGCGCGGGGCGGACGCGGTCGGGACGGTGCTAGTCGGCGCCGACATCGTGCTGTTCACCGCGCTGCTGCACTTCACCGGCGGACCAGAGAATCCCTTTGGCTTCTTGTACTTGGTGCCGATCTCCTTCGGTGCGTACACCTTGGCGCCGGCGCGCATGTGGGTGCTGGTGGCGATCACCGTCGCCGGGTCTGGCGCGCTCTTCTGGCTATCGCCAGCCGCGGATCCATCGCGCATGTCTCATGCAGAGCACATGCGACACATGGGGGCCTATTCCCAGCACCTGCAGGGCATGTGGATCGCGTTGCTCGTGGCGGCCGTTTTCATCGTCGCCTTCGTCACCCGGCTGGGCAGTGCGCTGCGACAAAGAGACGAACAGCTTGGCAAGATGCGCGAGCGCAGCGAGCGCACGGCTCGGCTTGCCTCCTTGACGACGCTGGCGGCAGGTGCGGCTCATGAGCTGGCCACACCTCTGGCGACGATCGCAGTCGTGAGCAAGGAACTCGGTCGTCGGCTCCAGTCTTCACATTCCGATTTGGCGGAGGACGCGGCCGTGATTCGGCAGGAGGTTCAGCGCTGTCGGGATATCCTGGATCGCCTCAGTGCCACCGTCGGCGGCGTATCGACCTCGCGCCATCGCCTGGCGGAAGTCGTCGAGCACGTGCTCGACGGCTTCGGTGCACGAGATCGCGTACGCGTGACCTTGGGGGAGGGCGCCGATAGCTCCGTGGATTTGCCTCTCCCAGCCGTGGTCACGGCCTTGCGGGCGCTGTTGCAGAACGCCGTGGACGCTTCGGATGCCGATAGTGAAGTCGAAATGTCCGCGCAGGTCCGGAAAGGGTCACTGGAATTCGACGTGCGGGACCGTGGGCGCGGCATGGATGCGGACACGTTGGATCGCGCCGTCGAACCCTTCTTCACGACCAAGGCGGACGGGCGCGGCCTCGGATTGTTCCTGGCGGTCAGCGTGGCGGAGCAACTGGGAGGGGCGGCGGAGCTGCAGTCGGCGCCTAGCGAGGGGACGAGCGTGCACTGGGTGATTCCCGCCTCCCTCGTCACGGCGGTTGACTGA
- a CDS encoding TetR family transcriptional regulator has product MSDARAQLLTATISVLARQGAGDASVKRIAEEAGVNHGLVHHYFGSKERMLIEALDALDDKLSSEVSAVASKRDAIVFARTRFLEDPTVTRVLASLVSLASTLPELRTALHLRLERRARALAGLLGMSVPQAHALIAASLGAALLGEVHPDIDSTRVTRALLGVGEPQAR; this is encoded by the coding sequence GTGTCCGACGCGCGCGCGCAGCTATTGACGGCTACAATCTCGGTTCTTGCCCGCCAGGGTGCGGGGGACGCCAGCGTCAAGCGCATCGCGGAAGAGGCGGGAGTCAACCACGGACTGGTTCACCACTACTTCGGGTCCAAAGAGCGCATGTTGATCGAGGCCCTCGATGCGCTCGACGACAAGCTGAGCAGCGAGGTCTCGGCGGTCGCGTCCAAGCGAGACGCCATCGTGTTCGCACGCACGCGGTTCCTCGAAGATCCTACGGTGACCCGCGTGCTTGCATCGCTGGTGAGTCTGGCTTCGACCCTACCGGAGCTGCGCACCGCGCTGCATCTGCGCTTGGAACGCCGCGCCCGAGCCCTGGCGGGATTGCTCGGCATGAGCGTGCCGCAGGCGCACGCGCTGATCGCCGCGAGCCTCGGTGCCGCCCTCTTGGGCGAGGTTCACCCCGACATCGACTCGACGCGGGTTACCCGCGCCTTGCTCGGAGTCGGCGAGCCCCAAGCTCGCTAG